A region of the Flavobacteriaceae bacterium MAR_2010_188 genome:
ATCCATTATTGACAGAACCGGAATTTCAGGGTCAAAGACTTGTTCCAGAATCGGAATCAATTCTTTAGAAATCTCTTGCTCTTTTATGTTTTTTGTTTCGTTCACTGATTTATTTTCACCTTTGTAAAGGATTCCTGCCTTCGCAGAAATTGTGTTACCATTCCATATTTGGATAGGTGCGCTGCATATATTGTAAATCGTTTAAAAGGTAACCCATATGTTCGGTATGAATCCCTTCTTTTCCTCCCTTTTGAAAATATTTTGATTCGGGAATTCTTATAGTTGCTTCTTCTAGTATTGAATTTACCTCAGAATAGTAAGATTCCTTTAATTTTGAAACATCCACCCCAATTCCTTCTTCAACCATTCTCATTTCATTTTCGGTCAATAGGAAAAGCTCATTGGTATAAGGCCATAAATCATTAATCGCCTTTTGCATTCGTTGATGGCTTTCGTCGGTACCGTCTCCCAATCTCTTTACCCAATCGGAAGAAAATCTTTTATGATAGGTAACTTCCTTTAATGATTTTGTCGCAATTGCTGAAAGTTTCATATCATGGCTCTTTTCTAATTCTTTCAAAAATGGCAAGTGGTAAGAATCAAATAAAAATTGTTTTCCGATGGTAAACGCGAAATCATTATTAGGCTGTTCAACCAATAGAACGTTTACATATTCTCGTTCAGTTCGAAGCATTGCAATATCGTCTTCGGTCCTACCATCTGCCATCAATTTGGCAGCATACTGATAATAATTACGAACCTGGCCCAATAAGTCAAGTGAGATATTTGTGCATGCAATGTCGGTTTCCAGATTGGGACCATGACCGCATAATTCGCCAAGACGCTGGCCTAAGATTAAAC
Encoded here:
- a CDS encoding ring-1,2-phenylacetyl-CoA epoxidase subunit PaaC, translated to MNKNLYNYILGIADNSLILGQRLGELCGHGPNLETDIACTNISLDLLGQVRNYYQYAAKLMADGRTEDDIAMLRTEREYVNVLLVEQPNNDFAFTIGKQFLFDSYHLPFLKELEKSHDMKLSAIATKSLKEVTYHKRFSSDWVKRLGDGTDESHQRMQKAINDLWPYTNELFLLTENEMRMVEEGIGVDVSKLKESYYSEVNSILEEATIRIPESKYFQKGGKEGIHTEHMGYLLNDLQYMQRTYPNMEW